Part of the Patescibacteria group bacterium genome, AATGTGTGATAAGAAGTTTCGGCAAATAGGGGAGAAGAAGACACAAGAAAAAAGAAAGGAAGAAATAACAATCCTAGTGATATTTTAGCAGGCATTTAGTATATTTTACCAAATCCAGCGCGGGTTTAGCAAAACCCCCCCCTATAGTACAAGGTCTCTCCTTTGCAAAGGAGAGACCTTTGTCTATGGGTTGGTGGCTTTCTATCCCCTTGACTTGGTTGTGGATAACTTTTACATTAATAGTACTAAACATTCCTGCCCCCAAAACATCCTGTATGGACAAAAACCAGCTTTGGAAAACAATTATCGGAGAAATAAAATTGTCCGCATCGCAAGCGGATATTAAAACTTTTTTTCCCCAAATGTCTGCCGATTCTTTTGAAAACAACATTCTTACCTTAACCTGTAACAGCCCCATTGTTAAAGAAAGAGTAGAAAGCAGGTATTACAACCAAATCAAAAAAACCGCCGAAAAAGTGGTAAAAGAAAAAGTGGAGTTGGCTATTCTTGTTAAACCTTTTGAACTAAAAACCGCCTTTTCCAAAGAAAAAATAGGACCCTTGTTTAACAATACCGAAACCGCAAACAAGGAAGGCGCGCGCGAAAGCAGGATTACCGCTAACCTTTTTGAAAAATACACTTTTGAAAATTTTATTGTGGGGGCAAATAACCGTCTTGCCCATACCGTGGCAATGGCAATTTCCGAAAACCCCGGCAAAGCGTATAACCCTTTTTTTATTTATTCCGGCGTGGGGCTTGGAAAAACGCATTTAATGCAAGCTATAGGAAATCGCATTTTAGAAAAGTTTCCAAAACACCGCGTAGTTTATTGTCCCGGAGAATCGTTTACCAACGAACTTGTGGAATCTATTAGACTTGCCAAAACCCAAAAAAACGCTTTAACACAATTTAAAGATAAATTTAGAAAAGCGGATGTTTTACTGATTGACGATGTGCAATTTATAGCCGGCAGAGAGGCAACACAAGAAGAATTTTTTAACGCTTTTAATTCTTTGTTTATGGCGGGGAAACAGATTGTTTTAACCTCCGACAAACACCCAAGCGAAATACAAAAGTTAGAAAAAAGGCTGTCTTCAAGATTTGCCAGCGGAATGATTGCCGATATGCAAATGCCCGACACCGATATGCGAAGCGCTATACTGCGCTCCAAAAAAGAAGCTCTGCGGCTTTCTATACCAAACGAAATTTGCGACTTTATAGCTCAAAACACCGAAACCAATATAAGGGAATTGGAAGGGATGTTTACCCAAATAATTACCCGAATGAAATCGGAGAATAAACCCTTTATTTTGGAAAATGTAAAAGAAGTTATGGGAAAAACCACAAAATCAAAAAACATTGCCCCCACCACCATCCTAAAAATAACCGCCACTTATTTTAGCGTAAAACTTACAGACCTAAAAGGACATCGGCGCTTAAAAGAATTCGTACTACCAAGACAAGTCGCTATGTTTTTAACAAGAACTCTAACCGAACTGTCTTTAACGGACATAGGCAACTTGTTTGAGGGCAGAGACCACACAACCGTACTGCATTCCACAAAAAAAATTGAAAAAGAAATAACCGAAAAACCAAAACTCAAACAGGATGTGGAAAACATAAAAATATCTTTGGGCATAAAATAGTTTTAACTATAAAGCTTGTGGGTAAAACCTCTTATTTTTCCACACAAATATCCACCGAAACGCACTAGAAATCCACATTGAAAAAGTTGTCTGTTTAAGGGTTTTCATTATTAAAAAATGTAAACAAGGCTCGCTATGGATTTTTGAACAAGCCAAGATTTAAAAAAAACCGTATCCAAAAGGCGTCAAAACTTTTTAAGACTTTCCACCACCTTTATTATTACAACTACTATTTAAAATATCTAAATATAAGAGAAAATAAATGTGTATAAAATCTTAGGGGTGTGTTAGGGGTTAGACCCTTTAAAGGGTCTAACCCCAATTGATAGTGGTATTTATAGTCACTTCATCCACAGGTTTGGGATTATTATGATAATACGCGCAAGCGGCAATAGAAGCGGCGTTATCTGTACAATGTTCTAGTTTAGGTATAAAAATTTCAACCTTGTTCTTTTTTAATTCTTCGTTTTGCAAAAACACCTCTTTTAATCTTCTATTCGCCGAAACCCCGCCCGCCACAACAACGGATTTAACTTTATACTCCAAGGCGGCTTTTACGGT contains:
- the dnaA gene encoding chromosomal replication initiator protein DnaA, with translation MGWWLSIPLTWLWITFTLIVLNIPAPKTSCMDKNQLWKTIIGEIKLSASQADIKTFFPQMSADSFENNILTLTCNSPIVKERVESRYYNQIKKTAEKVVKEKVELAILVKPFELKTAFSKEKIGPLFNNTETANKEGARESRITANLFEKYTFENFIVGANNRLAHTVAMAISENPGKAYNPFFIYSGVGLGKTHLMQAIGNRILEKFPKHRVVYCPGESFTNELVESIRLAKTQKNALTQFKDKFRKADVLLIDDVQFIAGREATQEEFFNAFNSLFMAGKQIVLTSDKHPSEIQKLEKRLSSRFASGMIADMQMPDTDMRSAILRSKKEALRLSIPNEICDFIAQNTETNIRELEGMFTQIITRMKSENKPFILENVKEVMGKTTKSKNIAPTTILKITATYFSVKLTDLKGHRRLKEFVLPRQVAMFLTRTLTELSLTDIGNLFEGRDHTTVLHSTKKIEKEITEKPKLKQDVENIKISLGIK